A segment of the Manihot esculenta cultivar AM560-2 chromosome 13, M.esculenta_v8, whole genome shotgun sequence genome:
TTTCCATTCACTTTTATTCGCGAAAAGAATCGAAGGTTTCAAGTTGCTTGGTTCAAGGATTATGAATGGTTAGAGTATAGTGTATCTAAAGACAAAGCTTATTGTTTATATTGTTATTTGTTTGCAAATAACAATAGAAGTGGGGGAAATGTTTTTACTGAGATTGGTTTTAATAACTGGAAAGATGGAAGACGTGCATTTGTCAATCATGAAGGAAGTCCTGGTAGCTCACATAGTGGTTGTAGAATGAAGGTCGAGCAATATCGTAATCAAAGAGGGAATGTGGATCAGCTATTGGCAAGACAAACTGCTGCTATGGAAGATGATTATCGCACTCGATTGTCAACGGTTGTAAGTGTTGCTCGAATACTTTTAGAGGAAGGTTTGCCTTTTAGAGGACATGATGAATCTGCAGAGTCACTCCACCGAGGTAATTTTCTAGAACATATTAGTTGGGTATGCAAGCGAGAAGAAAATGTAAATAAAGTGATGGGAAAGAATGCTCCAGGAAATAATCAATTGACTTCGCCTACGATTCAAAGAGATATTATTGAATGTTGTGCAATGGAAACAAGAAAGATCATATTGAATGAGCTAGGGGAGAAGAAGTTTGCTCTTTTGGTTGATGAAGCCCGAGATTGTTCAGTAAAGGAGCAAATGTCTTTGGTGTTGAGATTTATTAATGACAAAGGAATGGTTTTGGAATGTTTTCTTGGATTGGTTCATGTGAATGAGACTTCTGCAAAAGTTCTAAAAAATGCTATTGATTCTTTTTTTGCCAAGCATGATTTATCACTTGCAAAACTCAGAGGGCAAGGTTACGATGGAGCTGCAAACATGAGCGGTGAATTTAATGGGTTAAAAACACTCattctaaaagaaaataaaaatgcacATTATATTCATTGTTTTGCCCACCAACTTCAGTTAGTTATTGTGACTGCTTCACATGAATCAGAGAGTGTAGGTGATTTCTTTGAAACATTGTCAATGATAGTGAATACAATTGGAGCTTCGTGCAAAAGAAAGGATTCTTTTCGAGAAATACACAATGAGGAAGTGTTGAATCAAGTGGAGATGGGTGAGATTTCAACTGGAAGAGGTCAGAATCAAGCAATAAGTTTAGCTCGGCCTGGTAATTG
Coding sequences within it:
- the LOC110629195 gene encoding zinc finger MYM-type protein 1-like, whose translation is MIDKYFTKLPKNSEPLNSKPKEKVAFVEKESLASDDDIIGDPRLRKPIDSYPFEIRDSLRRRYLAKGPCQPVGHKFPFTFIREKNRRFQVAWFKDYEWLEYSVSKDKAYCLYCYLFANNNRSGGNVFTEIGFNNWKDGRRAFVNHEGSPGSSHSGCRMKVEQYRNQRGNVDQLLARQTAAMEDDYRTRLSTVVSVARILLEEGLPFRGHDESAESLHRGNFLEHISWVCKREENVNKVMGKNAPGNNQLTSPTIQRDIIECCAMETRKIILNELGEKKFALLVDEARDCSVKEQMSLVLRFINDKGMVLECFLGLVHVNETSAKVLKNAIDSFFAKHDLSLAKLRGQGYDGAANMSGEFNGLKTLILKENKNAHYIHCFAHQLQLVIVTASHESESVGDFFETLSMIVNTIGASCKRKDSFREIHNEEVLNQVEMGEISTGRGQNQAISLARPELLRCVMCLDPSNSFANFDHVRLLQLAKLYSDDFSSTDIIELDHQLQNYICDMRSNEIFSNISNLGDLAKKMVEINYHTYFPLVYRLIELALILPVGTASVERTFSAMNVVKTDLRNQLGDDLLSDCLVCYFEKEIFRSIDDEVIMQSFQNLASRRNQLRPLKIRRPNPC